A genomic window from Clostridium aceticum includes:
- a CDS encoding 5-(carboxyamino)imidazole ribonucleotide synthase — protein MNFKKIGIIGGGQLGKMMILEGKKLGLHFTVLDPSQDCPAFSITDEYIEGNFYDKDKIRTLAEVTDLITYEFEHIDADILMELREEGYKIYPTPSTLKIIQDKFQQKSFLKQCNIPVPAFEAVDSVEGIHTAVEKYGLPLLLKSCRGGYDGKGNYLIKQREEVLNAYHTLGGDTAQLMVEAFVPFIKEISVVVARGIDGEIKVYPLAENIHENNILKTTIVPARVNKVAAYKAQALALKTMEQLKGVGIFCVEMFVDAKDEVLINEIAPRTHNSGHYTIEACSISQFAQHIRAILGLPLGETKLLKPAVMINLLGEDGYDGRAKIIGVEEIMGISEAYLHFYGKTFTQPERKMGHVTVLADDIDSALSKGKKVSELMRIIAED, from the coding sequence TTGAATTTCAAAAAAATTGGGATAATTGGTGGAGGACAGCTGGGGAAAATGATGATTTTAGAGGGGAAGAAGTTAGGACTTCATTTTACTGTTTTAGACCCTAGTCAGGACTGTCCAGCCTTCTCCATTACAGATGAATATATTGAAGGGAATTTTTACGATAAAGATAAAATTCGAACTTTAGCTGAGGTAACAGACCTGATTACTTATGAATTTGAACACATTGATGCAGATATATTGATGGAACTTAGGGAGGAAGGCTATAAAATTTATCCTACCCCATCAACACTAAAAATCATTCAAGATAAATTTCAACAAAAAAGTTTTTTAAAGCAATGTAATATTCCTGTGCCAGCTTTTGAAGCAGTAGATTCAGTAGAGGGAATTCATACAGCTGTTGAGAAATATGGTTTACCACTGCTTTTGAAGAGTTGTCGAGGAGGATATGATGGCAAAGGAAACTATCTTATAAAGCAAAGGGAAGAAGTCTTAAATGCTTACCATACCTTAGGGGGAGATACTGCTCAACTTATGGTAGAGGCCTTTGTTCCCTTTATCAAAGAAATTTCAGTGGTTGTAGCAAGAGGTATAGATGGAGAAATAAAGGTATATCCTTTAGCGGAAAATATTCATGAAAACAACATTTTGAAAACCACCATTGTTCCAGCTAGAGTAAATAAAGTAGCAGCATATAAGGCACAAGCACTGGCTTTGAAAACAATGGAACAACTAAAGGGTGTAGGGATATTTTGTGTAGAGATGTTTGTGGATGCTAAGGATGAAGTATTGATCAACGAAATTGCTCCTCGAACCCATAATTCTGGACATTATACGATAGAAGCCTGTAGTATTTCTCAATTTGCCCAACATATTCGAGCGATTTTAGGATTACCCCTTGGAGAAACAAAGTTATTAAAGCCAGCAGTCATGATCAATCTCTTAGGAGAAGATGGTTATGACGGAAGAGCAAAAATAATAGGTGTTGAAGAGATCATGGGAATTTCAGAAGCCTATCTTCACTTTTATGGGAAGACTTTTACACAGCCGGAGCGTAAGATGGGACATGTAACTGTATTGGCAGATGATATAGATTCAGCTTTAAGTAAAGGAAAGAAAGTAAGTGAATTGATGCGGATTATCGCAGAAGATTAA
- the purE gene encoding 5-(carboxyamino)imidazole ribonucleotide mutase, giving the protein MKNTVVSIIMGSDSDLPIMQEAAQILEDLGVAYECSIVSAHRTPDRMYEFAKTAEKRGIQVIIAGAGGAAHLPGMVASLTNLPVIGVPVQSKTLNGVDSLYSIVQMPPGIPVATVAINGAKNAGILAAQVIALQDQKVKANLVKYKEGLREMVEEKAAKLEAVGYESYLSK; this is encoded by the coding sequence ATGAAGAATACGGTTGTAAGCATCATTATGGGAAGTGATTCGGATTTACCCATCATGCAGGAGGCAGCACAGATTTTAGAAGACCTAGGGGTTGCCTATGAATGTAGTATTGTATCTGCACATCGTACGCCGGATAGGATGTATGAATTTGCCAAGACAGCAGAAAAAAGAGGTATTCAAGTCATTATAGCAGGGGCAGGAGGTGCGGCTCATCTGCCGGGTATGGTGGCTTCTTTAACCAACCTGCCGGTAATCGGAGTTCCGGTACAGAGTAAAACGCTAAACGGCGTGGATTCCCTTTACTCTATCGTGCAGATGCCCCCTGGTATTCCTGTAGCTACTGTAGCTATTAATGGTGCAAAAAATGCTGGTATATTAGCGGCACAAGTAATTGCTTTACAGGATCAAAAAGTAAAGGCAAATCTCGTAAAGTATAAAGAAGGTCTTAGAGAGATGGTGGAGGAAAAAGCAGCCAAACTAGAAGCGGTAGGCTACGAAAGTTATTTGTCCAAGTAA
- the purC gene encoding phosphoribosylaminoimidazolesuccinocarboxamide synthase, giving the protein MEKLQMLYEGKAKKVYKTSHEDQYIVEYKDDATAFNGEKKGTITNKGIVNNQMTALIFSILKEQGIDNHYIETLSDREMLVKAVKILPVEVILRNAAAGSIAKRLGLEEGKIFKTPVLEFCYKNDALGDPMINEDHVMVLELATEEEIKAIKVLTIKINDVLKKFFIEKNLKLIDFKLEFGLYKGQVILADEISPDTCRLWDVHTNEKLDKDRFRRDLGNVEESYQEVLSRLKG; this is encoded by the coding sequence ATAGAAAAATTGCAGATGCTTTATGAAGGAAAGGCGAAAAAAGTTTATAAAACCAGTCATGAAGATCAATATATTGTAGAGTATAAAGATGATGCTACTGCTTTTAATGGGGAGAAAAAGGGGACAATTACCAATAAGGGTATTGTCAATAATCAGATGACGGCACTGATTTTTAGTATCTTGAAGGAACAGGGCATCGACAATCATTATATTGAGACCTTAAGTGATAGAGAAATGTTGGTAAAGGCAGTAAAAATCCTGCCAGTAGAGGTTATACTAAGAAATGCAGCTGCTGGTTCTATAGCAAAACGTTTGGGACTGGAGGAAGGAAAAATCTTTAAGACTCCGGTTTTAGAATTCTGTTACAAGAACGATGCCTTAGGAGATCCCATGATTAATGAAGATCATGTAATGGTTTTAGAACTTGCTACAGAAGAAGAAATAAAAGCTATCAAAGTATTGACCATTAAAATCAATGACGTGTTAAAGAAATTTTTTATAGAAAAAAACTTGAAGTTAATTGATTTTAAACTAGAGTTTGGTTTATACAAAGGACAGGTGATCTTAGCAGATGAAATATCTCCAGATACTTGTAGACTTTGGGATGTTCATACCAATGAAAAATTAGATAAAGACCGTTTCAGAAGAGATTTGGGCAACGTTGAGGAGTCCTACCAAGAAGTATTAAGTCGATTGAAGGGTTAA